Proteins encoded in a region of the Variovorax sp. PAMC 28711 genome:
- the secY gene encoding preprotein translocase subunit SecY, with protein MATSAATIAKTGKFGDLRRRLVFLLLALVVYRVGAHIPVPGINPDQLAQLFQGQQGGILSLFNMFSGGALSRFTVFALGIMPYISASIIMQLMGYVLPSFEALKKEGEAGRRKITQYTRYGALGLALFQSFSIAVALESSAGLVITPGFGFRITAMVSLTAGSMFLMWLGEQITERGLGNGISILIFAGIAAGLPGAVGGLLELVRTGAMNVIAALFIVAVVILVTYFVVFVERGQRKILVNYARRQVGNKVYGGQSSHLPLKLNMAGVIPPIFASSIILLPATVVGWFSTGEGGFRWIKDIAGALRPGEPIYVLLYAAAIVFFCFFYTALVFNSKETADNLKKSGAFVPGIRPGDQTARYIDKILVRLTLAGAVYITFVCLLPEFLILKYNVPFYFGGTSLLIIVVVTMDFMAQVQNYMMSQQYESLLKKANFKTS; from the coding sequence GTGGCAACTAGCGCAGCAACGATCGCAAAAACGGGCAAGTTCGGAGACCTGCGTCGCCGACTCGTGTTTTTGCTGCTCGCTCTCGTGGTTTATCGCGTGGGCGCGCACATTCCTGTTCCGGGCATCAATCCGGACCAGCTGGCGCAGCTGTTCCAGGGTCAACAGGGCGGCATCCTGAGTCTGTTCAACATGTTCTCGGGTGGCGCGTTATCGCGCTTCACCGTGTTCGCGCTGGGGATCATGCCGTACATCTCGGCGTCGATCATCATGCAGTTGATGGGCTACGTCCTTCCGAGCTTTGAAGCGCTCAAGAAGGAAGGCGAAGCCGGCCGTCGCAAGATCACGCAGTACACGCGTTACGGTGCCCTGGGGCTGGCATTGTTCCAGTCGTTCAGTATTGCCGTGGCGCTCGAATCGTCTGCCGGTCTGGTGATCACCCCTGGCTTCGGCTTCCGGATCACCGCCATGGTCAGCCTGACGGCGGGGTCGATGTTCCTGATGTGGCTGGGCGAACAGATCACCGAGCGGGGCTTGGGCAACGGCATCTCGATCCTGATTTTCGCAGGCATCGCAGCGGGCTTGCCCGGCGCGGTGGGCGGCTTGCTTGAACTGGTGCGTACCGGTGCGATGAATGTCATCGCTGCATTGTTCATCGTGGCAGTCGTGATCCTAGTCACCTACTTCGTGGTGTTCGTGGAACGCGGCCAGCGCAAGATCTTGGTGAACTACGCACGTCGACAGGTCGGCAACAAGGTGTACGGCGGTCAGTCGTCGCACCTGCCCCTGAAGCTGAACATGGCGGGTGTGATTCCGCCGATCTTCGCCTCGTCGATCATTCTTCTGCCGGCAACGGTGGTGGGCTGGTTCAGCACGGGTGAGGGCGGGTTTCGCTGGATCAAGGACATTGCCGGCGCGCTGCGACCGGGTGAGCCCATCTATGTTCTGCTCTATGCCGCTGCAATCGTTTTCTTCTGCTTCTTCTACACGGCACTCGTGTTCAACAGCAAGGAAACGGCAGACAACCTGAAGAAGAGCGGTGCGTTCGTTCCGGGCATTCGTCCGGGCGACCAGACGGCTCGCTACATCGACAAGATTCTGGTTCGCCTGACGTTGGCTGGCGCGGTGTACATCACCTTCGTCTGCCTGCTGCCGGAGTTCCTGATCCTCAAGTACAACGTGCCGTTCTATTTCGGCGGCACTTCGCTCTTGATCATCGTCGTCGTGACCATGGATTTCATGGCCCAGGTGCAGAACTACATGATGTCCCAGCAGTACGAATCGCTGCTGAAGAAGGCCAACTTCAAGACGTCGTAA
- the rpmD gene encoding 50S ribosomal protein L30 translates to MTTQQQMLKVQLVKSPIGTKESHRATVRGLGLRKINSVSELQDTPAVRGMINKISYLVKVL, encoded by the coding sequence ATGACGACGCAACAACAAATGCTCAAGGTCCAACTGGTTAAAAGCCCGATTGGTACCAAGGAATCGCATCGCGCGACCGTGCGTGGCCTCGGCCTGCGCAAGATCAACAGCGTGAGCGAACTCCAGGACACGCCCGCAGTGCGCGGCATGATCAACAAGATCAGTTATCTGGTCAAAGTGCTCTAA
- a CDS encoding esterase-like activity of phytase family protein: MLAATVAWTAALGSAALGGCDGPSLAARPKRPQQLQRLAEAQWPHRLQIGGTTAGGLSGIDYDTGRGAYLMLSDDRSDLAPARFYVARWPSATAAAPSPDAVVFLQRPGGGMWPDRRHAMDGLPVPDPESLRLRPGTGTLLWSSEGDVARGFGPALYESSRDGHFLRAFALPPMFQVDPARRRGPRDNLGFEGIATTPDGRHAWLAMENALLQDGPEPTVGAPGGPCRFTQIDLASDAAVRQIAYLPDAIPQRPLVPGTYADNGVSEVLMIDEHRMLVLERAYAAGVGNSLRLYEIDTRAASDVLAIDALPPTDARRLAAPKRLVADFATLGLSRLDNSEGMCWGPPLANGNRMLVVVSDDNFNPLQITQFAAFEFTDRP; the protein is encoded by the coding sequence ATGCTGGCCGCCACGGTCGCGTGGACGGCAGCGCTGGGAAGCGCTGCGCTCGGGGGGTGCGACGGCCCGTCCCTCGCTGCGCGCCCAAAACGACCACAGCAGTTGCAGCGCTTGGCGGAGGCGCAATGGCCGCATCGGCTGCAGATCGGCGGAACGACCGCCGGCGGGCTGTCCGGCATCGACTACGACACGGGTCGAGGCGCGTACCTGATGCTCAGCGATGACCGCTCGGACCTCGCGCCGGCCCGGTTCTATGTCGCCCGTTGGCCATCGGCCACAGCCGCTGCGCCCTCACCCGATGCCGTTGTTTTTCTGCAGCGACCCGGCGGCGGGATGTGGCCCGATCGCCGGCACGCCATGGACGGCCTCCCGGTTCCCGACCCGGAATCGCTGCGCCTGCGCCCCGGCACCGGGACGCTGCTGTGGTCCAGCGAAGGCGATGTGGCACGCGGATTCGGGCCGGCACTCTATGAATCCTCGCGCGACGGCCACTTCCTGCGCGCGTTCGCCCTACCGCCCATGTTCCAGGTCGACCCCGCACGGCGACGCGGTCCGCGCGACAACCTCGGCTTCGAGGGGATCGCGACGACGCCGGACGGCCGCCACGCATGGCTCGCGATGGAAAACGCGCTCCTCCAGGACGGCCCCGAACCGACGGTCGGCGCGCCGGGCGGCCCATGCCGCTTCACGCAGATCGACTTGGCGAGCGACGCGGCGGTGCGCCAGATCGCCTACCTTCCCGACGCCATCCCGCAGCGCCCGCTGGTGCCCGGCACCTATGCCGACAACGGTGTCAGCGAGGTGTTGATGATCGACGAGCACCGCATGCTCGTGCTCGAACGCGCCTACGCCGCGGGCGTGGGCAATTCGCTGCGTCTCTACGAGATCGACACGCGTGCGGCAAGCGACGTGCTGGCGATCGACGCCCTGCCGCCGACCGATGCCCGCCGCCTTGCCGCGCCCAAACGGCTCGTGGCCGACTTCGCCACACTCGGTCTCTCGCGCCTGGACAACAGTGAAGGCATGTGCTGGGGACCGCCGCTCGCCAACGGCAACCGCATGCTGGTCGTCGTGAGCGACGACAATTTCAACCCGCTGCAGATCACCCAGTTCGCTGCCTTCGAATTCACCGACCGACCATGA
- a CDS encoding LysR substrate-binding domain-containing protein: MTLTELKYIVAVARERHFGKAAESCYVSQPTLSVAIKKLEDELEVKLFERSAGEVTVTPLGEQIVQQAQSVLDQAASIKEIAKRGKDPLAGPLNLGVIYTIGPYLLPDLVRQNIARTPQMPLVLQENFTVKLLEMLRAGEIDCAIMAEPFPDTGLATAALYDEPFMAALPTSHPLASQESITSEQLRNETMLLLGTGHCFRDHVLEVCPEFARFSSNAEGIRKSFEGSSLETIKHMVAAGMGVTLVPRLSVPAEALKPRGKGKKDSDQMVRYLPVIDAGGREPPMRRVVLAWRRSFTRYEAIAALRNAIYACELPGVKRLS; encoded by the coding sequence ATGACCCTCACAGAACTCAAATACATCGTCGCGGTTGCCCGCGAACGGCACTTCGGCAAGGCGGCCGAGTCCTGCTACGTCTCCCAGCCGACCTTGTCGGTTGCGATCAAGAAGCTCGAGGACGAACTCGAAGTGAAGCTGTTCGAGCGCAGCGCCGGCGAAGTCACGGTCACGCCGCTGGGCGAGCAGATCGTGCAGCAGGCGCAAAGCGTGCTCGACCAGGCCGCCAGCATCAAGGAGATCGCCAAGCGCGGCAAGGACCCGCTGGCCGGGCCGCTGAACCTCGGCGTGATCTACACCATCGGGCCATATCTGCTGCCCGACCTGGTGCGCCAGAACATCGCGCGCACGCCGCAGATGCCGCTGGTGCTGCAGGAGAACTTCACCGTCAAATTGCTCGAGATGCTGCGCGCCGGCGAGATCGATTGCGCCATCATGGCCGAGCCGTTTCCCGATACCGGCCTCGCGACGGCGGCGCTCTACGACGAGCCTTTCATGGCGGCGCTGCCGACGAGCCACCCATTGGCCTCGCAGGAGTCGATCACCTCAGAGCAGTTGCGCAACGAGACGATGCTGCTGCTCGGCACCGGCCACTGCTTTCGTGACCATGTGCTGGAAGTCTGCCCCGAGTTCGCGCGCTTCTCGAGCAACGCCGAAGGCATTCGCAAGAGCTTCGAAGGCTCCTCGCTGGAGACCATCAAGCACATGGTCGCGGCCGGCATGGGCGTCACGCTGGTGCCTCGCCTCTCGGTGCCGGCCGAGGCGCTCAAGCCACGCGGCAAGGGCAAGAAAGACAGCGATCAGATGGTGCGTTACCTGCCGGTGATCGACGCGGGCGGTCGCGAACCGCCAATGCGCCGCGTCGTCCTGGCCTGGCGCCGCAGCTTCACGCGCTACGAGGCGATCGCTGCGCTGCGCAACGCGATTTATGCGTGCGAGTTGCCGGGCGTGAAGCGTCTTTCCTGA
- the rplF gene encoding 50S ribosomal protein L6, whose product MSRVGKMPVAIPAGVDVSIKEDQISVKGSGGTLNLARNSLVKVVNNDGKLSFEPANESREANAMSGTIRQLVNNMVVGVTKGFEKKLNLVGVGFKAAASGNKLNLQVGYSHPVNIDMPQGITVATATPTEIVIKGADRQRVGQIAAEIRAVRPPEPYKGKGIRYSDEKIVIKETKKK is encoded by the coding sequence ATGTCCCGAGTCGGAAAAATGCCGGTCGCCATCCCCGCAGGTGTGGATGTGTCGATCAAGGAAGACCAGATCAGCGTGAAGGGTTCGGGCGGTACGCTCAATCTCGCGCGCAATTCGCTGGTCAAGGTCGTCAACAACGACGGCAAGCTGAGCTTCGAGCCCGCCAACGAATCGCGTGAAGCGAATGCGATGAGCGGCACGATTCGCCAGCTGGTCAACAACATGGTGGTTGGCGTGACCAAGGGTTTCGAAAAGAAGCTCAATCTGGTCGGCGTCGGCTTCAAAGCTGCAGCCTCCGGCAACAAGCTGAATCTGCAAGTCGGGTACTCGCACCCGGTCAACATCGACATGCCGCAAGGCATCACGGTGGCCACCGCGACCCCGACCGAAATCGTGATCAAGGGTGCTGACCGTCAGCGCGTTGGTCAAATCGCCGCTGAGATCCGCGCTGTTCGTCCGCCTGAGCCGTACAAGGGCAAGGGCATCCGTTATTCGGACGAGAAGATCGTGATCAAAGAGACCAAGAAGAAGTAA
- the rpsE gene encoding 30S ribosomal protein S5, with protein MAKIQARTQNEGPEDGLREKMIAINRVTKVVKGGRILGFAALTVVGDGDGKVGMGKGKSKEVPAAVQKAMEEARRNLFQISIKNGTLHHRVTGHHGAASVVMIPAPKGTGIIAGGPMRAVFEVLGITDIVAKSHGSSNPYNMVRATLDGLKNSTTASRVAAKRGLTVEEIFA; from the coding sequence ATGGCAAAGATTCAAGCAAGAACGCAGAACGAAGGCCCGGAAGACGGTTTGCGCGAGAAGATGATCGCGATCAACCGTGTCACCAAGGTGGTGAAGGGTGGTCGTATCCTCGGTTTCGCCGCACTGACCGTGGTCGGTGATGGCGACGGCAAGGTCGGCATGGGCAAGGGCAAGTCGAAGGAAGTGCCTGCTGCCGTGCAGAAGGCCATGGAAGAAGCGCGTCGCAACCTGTTCCAGATTTCGATCAAGAACGGCACCTTGCATCACCGCGTGACCGGCCACCATGGGGCCGCTTCGGTGGTCATGATCCCGGCACCCAAGGGTACCGGCATCATTGCCGGCGGCCCGATGCGCGCCGTCTTCGAAGTTCTGGGCATCACCGACATCGTGGCGAAGAGCCATGGTTCGTCGAATCCCTACAACATGGTGCGCGCCACCCTCGACGGGTTGAAGAACTCGACGACGGCATCCCGCGTGGCTGCCAAGCGCGGTCTCACCGTCGAGGAAATCTTCGCCTGA
- the rplE gene encoding 50S ribosomal protein L5 has translation MARLQQQFRDKISKDLTEKFGYKSPMQVPRITKITLNMGVGEAVADKKVLDNAVGDLTKIAGQKPVVTKSKKAIAGFKIREMQPIGCMVTLRGVQMYEFLDRFVTVALPRVRDFRGISGRAFDGRGNYNIGVKEQIIFPEIEYDKVDALRGLNISITTTAKTDEEAKALLAGFRFPFKN, from the coding sequence ATGGCACGTCTCCAACAACAATTCCGCGACAAGATCTCCAAGGATCTGACCGAAAAGTTCGGCTACAAGTCGCCGATGCAGGTTCCGCGCATCACCAAGATCACGCTCAACATGGGTGTGGGTGAAGCGGTTGCCGACAAGAAGGTTCTCGACAACGCCGTCGGCGACCTGACGAAGATTGCCGGCCAGAAGCCGGTCGTCACCAAGTCGAAGAAGGCCATCGCCGGCTTCAAGATCCGCGAAATGCAACCGATCGGCTGCATGGTCACGCTGCGCGGCGTGCAGATGTATGAGTTCCTGGACCGTTTCGTGACCGTGGCCCTGCCGCGTGTTCGTGACTTTCGCGGTATCTCCGGTCGTGCCTTCGATGGCCGTGGCAACTACAACATCGGCGTGAAAGAGCAGATCATTTTCCCCGAGATCGAATACGACAAGGTCGATGCCTTGCGCGGTCTCAACATCAGCATCACGACGACGGCCAAGACCGACGAAGAAGCCAAGGCGCTCCTCGCTGGTTTCCGTTTCCCGTTCAAGAACTGA
- the proC gene encoding pyrroline-5-carboxylate reductase, which translates to MTIAAPFPPHPSASPRPLPPIAFIGGGNMASAIVGGLLRQGADAGDFEVVEPFEAARTRLSDAFGITARAEASDALARCAVVVWAVKPQAFAEAARPVRAFAADALHLSVAAGIPSESIARWLGTERVVRAMPNTPALVGQGMTGLFARAGVDGPNRALVEQLLAATGELLWVDAESALDAVTAMSGSGPAYVFYFIESMTEAGIEMGLPPEQAQRLAIGTFTGASALAKSATESPAVLRERVTSKGGTTYAAITSMQRADIKAQFKTAIRAAQKRAAELGDEFGKA; encoded by the coding sequence ATGACCATCGCCGCCCCCTTCCCGCCGCACCCGTCCGCCTCACCACGCCCGCTGCCTCCGATCGCCTTCATCGGTGGCGGCAACATGGCCAGCGCAATCGTCGGTGGCCTCCTCCGGCAGGGCGCCGACGCTGGCGATTTCGAAGTGGTGGAGCCCTTCGAGGCGGCGCGCACGCGACTGTCCGACGCGTTCGGCATCACGGCCCGGGCGGAAGCCAGTGACGCGCTCGCCCGTTGCGCGGTGGTGGTGTGGGCCGTCAAGCCACAGGCCTTTGCCGAGGCGGCCCGGCCGGTGCGTGCCTTTGCCGCCGACGCGCTTCACCTCAGCGTGGCCGCCGGCATTCCGTCGGAAAGCATTGCGCGCTGGCTCGGCACCGAACGCGTGGTGCGAGCCATGCCCAACACGCCGGCGCTGGTGGGCCAGGGAATGACCGGCTTGTTCGCCCGCGCCGGTGTCGACGGTCCAAACCGCGCGCTCGTCGAGCAGCTGCTCGCAGCGACCGGCGAACTGTTGTGGGTGGACGCCGAAAGCGCACTCGATGCCGTCACGGCGATGTCCGGCTCGGGCCCGGCGTACGTGTTCTATTTCATCGAATCGATGACCGAGGCGGGCATCGAGATGGGCCTGCCGCCGGAGCAGGCGCAGCGCCTCGCCATCGGCACCTTCACCGGCGCCTCGGCTCTCGCCAAAAGCGCGACTGAATCGCCCGCCGTGCTGCGCGAACGCGTGACGTCCAAAGGCGGCACGACCTACGCCGCAATCACCTCGATGCAGCGGGCGGACATCAAGGCGCAGTTCAAGACCGCGATCCGCGCCGCGCAGAAGCGCGCTGCAGAACTCGGCGACGAGTTCGGAAAAGCCTAG
- the rpsH gene encoding 30S ribosomal protein S8, with protein MSMSDPIADLLTRIRNAQMVAKPTVSIPSSKVKAAIAQVLKDEGYIDGFEVKTESGKSELVITLKYYAGRPVIERIERVSRPGLRVYKASAAIPQVQNGLGVAIVTTPQGVMTDRKARATGVGGEVLCYVA; from the coding sequence ATGAGCATGAGTGATCCCATTGCCGACCTGCTGACGCGTATTCGTAACGCGCAGATGGTGGCGAAGCCCACCGTGTCGATCCCGTCTTCCAAGGTGAAGGCTGCGATTGCACAAGTCCTGAAGGACGAGGGTTACATCGACGGCTTCGAAGTGAAGACCGAGTCCGGCAAGTCCGAACTCGTCATCACCTTGAAGTACTACGCTGGCCGCCCGGTCATCGAGCGCATCGAGCGCGTGAGCCGTCCCGGTTTGCGCGTCTACAAGGCCAGCGCAGCCATTCCGCAAGTCCAGAACGGCCTCGGCGTCGCGATCGTCACGACCCCCCAGGGCGTGATGACCGACCGCAAGGCGCGCGCTACCGGTGTCGGTGGCGAAGTTCTGTGCTACGTCGCCTAA
- a CDS encoding Dps family protein, which yields MAKAPKNTKINAAPAPVGKVPKKGGAVVAPESGSRAAPIINIGIERQDRAAIAEGLSRVLADTYTLYLTTHNFHWNVTGPHFNSLHAMFMGQYTELWNATDVIAERIRALGHYAPGSYAEFSKIATVPDVPQTPPKAMEMVRILVKGNETVSRIAREFIPVAEEAGDAPTADMLTARCTVHDQTAWMLRSLLED from the coding sequence ATGGCCAAAGCTCCCAAGAACACCAAGATCAACGCCGCCCCGGCGCCTGTGGGCAAGGTGCCGAAAAAGGGCGGCGCCGTGGTCGCACCCGAGTCGGGCAGCCGGGCTGCACCGATCATCAACATCGGCATCGAGCGGCAAGATCGCGCCGCCATCGCCGAAGGCCTGAGCCGCGTGCTGGCCGACACCTACACGCTCTACCTCACGACGCACAATTTTCACTGGAACGTGACGGGCCCGCACTTCAATTCGCTGCATGCGATGTTCATGGGCCAGTACACCGAGCTCTGGAATGCGACCGACGTGATCGCCGAACGCATCCGCGCACTCGGCCATTACGCGCCGGGCTCGTATGCCGAGTTCAGCAAGATCGCGACCGTGCCCGATGTGCCGCAAACCCCGCCCAAGGCGATGGAGATGGTGCGCATCCTCGTGAAGGGCAACGAAACCGTGTCGCGTATCGCGCGCGAGTTCATTCCCGTGGCCGAAGAAGCCGGCGACGCACCGACCGCCGACATGCTGACCGCGCGCTGCACGGTGCACGACCAGACCGCCTGGATGCTGCGTTCGCTGCTTGAAGACTGA
- the rplX gene encoding 50S ribosomal protein L24 codes for MNKIRKGDQVIVLAGRDKGKRGTVSLRKDDSYLIVDGINIVKKHAKPNPLKGTTGGIVEKTMPIHQSNVAIFNAATGKADRVGIKVTDGKRFRVFKSSGDEIKLA; via the coding sequence ATGAACAAGATTCGCAAAGGCGACCAGGTCATCGTGTTGGCCGGTCGTGACAAGGGCAAGCGCGGCACAGTGTCGCTGCGCAAGGACGATTCCTACCTGATCGTCGACGGCATCAACATCGTCAAGAAGCACGCCAAGCCGAACCCGCTCAAGGGAACGACTGGTGGCATCGTCGAAAAGACGATGCCGATCCATCAATCCAACGTGGCGATCTTCAATGCCGCGACCGGCAAGGCCGATCGCGTGGGCATCAAGGTCACGGACGGCAAGCGCTTTCGCGTCTTCAAGTCCAGCGGCGACGAAATCAAGCTGGCCTGA
- the rplO gene encoding 50S ribosomal protein L15 encodes MQLNGIKPAAGAKHAKRRVGRGIGSGIGKTAGRGHKGQKSRAGGFHKVGFEGGQMPLQRRLPKRGFKSHLLKYNAEVTLTALEQLGLAEVDMLALKQAGLVGQMIKVVKVIKTGELTKAVKLTGVGATAGAKAVIEAAGGSVA; translated from the coding sequence ATGCAACTCAATGGCATCAAGCCGGCCGCAGGCGCCAAGCACGCAAAGCGTCGCGTTGGTCGCGGTATCGGTTCTGGCATCGGCAAGACCGCAGGTCGTGGCCACAAGGGTCAAAAGTCGCGCGCCGGTGGTTTCCACAAGGTGGGCTTCGAAGGCGGTCAAATGCCGCTGCAGCGTCGCCTGCCCAAGCGGGGTTTCAAGTCGCATCTGCTGAAGTACAACGCCGAAGTCACGCTGACTGCACTCGAGCAGCTCGGCCTGGCCGAAGTCGACATGCTCGCGCTGAAGCAAGCGGGTCTCGTGGGCCAGATGATCAAGGTCGTCAAGGTCATCAAGACGGGTGAACTCACCAAGGCTGTCAAGCTGACCGGTGTGGGCGCCACCGCAGGTGCCAAGGCCGTGATCGAAGCTGCCGGCGGCAGCGTCGCCTGA
- the ubiA gene encoding 4-hydroxybenzoate octaprenyltransferase, producing the protein MKTDAAAANATPASRGRFALYLDLIRWSRPAGWLLLLWPTLGALWFAADGWPGWHLFTVFVLGTILMRSAGCCVNDVADRDFDKHVKRTAQRPVTSGAVSVKEALTLGAVLALLAFGLVLTTNRLTVIWSFGALGITVLYPFAKRFVSVPQAVLGIAFSFGIPMAFAAVQGQVPALFVIALLVGNLCWVLAYDTEYAMVDRDDDLKIGMKTSAITFGRFDVAAVVTSYAAFLSIWAAAGASRALGAVFFGAVAIAAVQAFWHWRLIRSRTRDGCFKAFRLNHWLGFTVFAGIAAGYALR; encoded by the coding sequence TTGAAGACTGACGCCGCTGCCGCCAACGCCACGCCCGCGTCGCGCGGGCGTTTTGCGTTGTACCTCGACCTGATCCGCTGGAGCCGGCCCGCGGGCTGGCTGCTTCTGCTGTGGCCGACGCTCGGTGCGTTGTGGTTCGCTGCCGATGGCTGGCCGGGCTGGCATCTTTTCACCGTGTTCGTGCTCGGCACGATCTTGATGCGCAGTGCCGGCTGCTGCGTCAACGACGTGGCCGACCGCGACTTCGACAAGCACGTGAAGCGCACTGCGCAGCGCCCGGTGACGAGCGGCGCCGTGTCGGTGAAAGAGGCGCTGACGCTCGGTGCGGTACTGGCGTTGCTTGCCTTCGGGCTGGTGCTCACGACGAACCGGCTGACGGTGATCTGGTCGTTCGGTGCGCTGGGAATCACGGTGCTCTATCCATTTGCCAAGCGCTTCGTCTCGGTGCCGCAGGCGGTGCTGGGCATCGCGTTCAGTTTCGGCATTCCGATGGCCTTCGCGGCCGTGCAAGGCCAGGTGCCGGCGTTGTTCGTGATCGCGCTGCTGGTCGGCAACCTCTGCTGGGTGCTCGCCTACGATACCGAATACGCGATGGTCGACCGCGACGACGATCTGAAGATCGGCATGAAGACGTCGGCCATCACCTTCGGGCGGTTCGACGTGGCGGCGGTCGTGACGAGCTACGCGGCGTTCCTCTCGATCTGGGCTGCGGCGGGCGCCAGCCGGGCGCTGGGCGCGGTGTTTTTTGGGGCCGTCGCGATCGCCGCGGTGCAAGCGTTCTGGCACTGGCGGCTCATTCGCAGCCGAACGCGCGACGGTTGTTTCAAGGCCTTCCGGCTGAACCACTGGCTGGGCTTCACCGTGTTTGCCGGCATCGCGGCCGGCTACGCGCTTCGCTAG
- the rplR gene encoding 50S ribosomal protein L18 gives MLTKKAQRLRRSRQTRIRIATQGVARLTVNRTNLHIYATVISDDGTKVIATASTAEAEMRTSLGGSGKGGNAAAATAIGKRIAEKAKAAGVEKVAFDRAGFAYHGRVKALAEAAREAGLQF, from the coding sequence ATGTTGACCAAAAAAGCACAGCGTCTGCGCCGCTCGCGTCAGACCCGCATCCGCATCGCCACGCAAGGGGTGGCTCGCCTCACGGTGAACCGCACCAACCTGCACATCTATGCCACCGTCATCTCCGACGACGGCACCAAGGTGATCGCGACTGCATCGACGGCCGAAGCCGAAATGCGCACGTCGCTCGGTGGCTCCGGCAAGGGCGGCAACGCCGCCGCTGCAACCGCGATCGGCAAGCGGATCGCCGAGAAGGCGAAGGCCGCCGGCGTCGAGAAGGTTGCCTTTGACCGCGCTGGTTTCGCCTACCACGGCCGCGTGAAAGCGCTGGCCGAGGCGGCGCGCGAAGCGGGCCTGCAGTTCTAA
- the rplN gene encoding 50S ribosomal protein L14, protein MIQTESRLEVADNTGAKSVLCIKVLGGSKRRYASVGDVIKVSIKECAPRGRVKKGEIYSAVVVRTAKGIRRADGSLVKFDGNAAVLLNAKLEPIGTRIFGPVTRELRTEKFMKIVSLAPEVL, encoded by the coding sequence ATGATCCAAACTGAATCCAGGCTCGAAGTGGCCGACAACACGGGTGCGAAATCCGTGCTGTGTATCAAGGTGCTCGGTGGCTCCAAGCGGCGTTATGCCAGCGTGGGCGACGTCATCAAGGTCAGCATCAAGGAATGCGCTCCGCGTGGTCGCGTCAAAAAAGGCGAGATCTACAGCGCTGTGGTCGTCCGCACCGCCAAGGGCATCCGTCGTGCTGACGGCTCGCTCGTGAAATTCGATGGCAACGCAGCTGTGTTGCTCAACGCCAAGCTGGAGCCGATCGGCACCCGCATCTTCGGACCGGTGACGCGCGAGCTGCGCACCGAAAAGTTCATGAAGATCGTGTCGCTGGCTCCTGAAGTTCTGTAA
- the rpsN gene encoding 30S ribosomal protein S14, translating into MAKQSLIQRELKRDNLVAKYAAKHAEFKAIANDAKKSDEERAAARLGLQKLPRNANPTRQRNRCAITGRPRGTFRQFGLARAKIRELAFAGDIPGVTKASW; encoded by the coding sequence ATGGCTAAACAATCTCTGATTCAGCGCGAACTCAAGCGCGACAACCTGGTCGCCAAGTACGCTGCCAAGCACGCCGAGTTCAAGGCGATTGCCAACGACGCCAAGAAGAGCGACGAAGAGCGCGCAGCAGCCCGTCTGGGCCTGCAGAAGCTGCCGCGCAATGCGAACCCGACGCGTCAGCGCAACCGCTGTGCTATCACCGGTCGTCCGCGTGGCACTTTCCGTCAGTTCGGTCTGGCTCGCGCCAAGATCCGTGAACTGGCTTTCGCTGGCGACATCCCCGGTGTCACCAAGGCCAGCTGGTAA